A region of Arabidopsis thaliana chromosome 5, partial sequence DNA encodes the following proteins:
- the FY gene encoding Transducin/WD40 repeat-like superfamily protein: MPQPPMMRQSSASSTNINPDYHHPSGPFDPNVDSFGAKRMRKHTQRRAVDYTSTVVRYIQARTWQRDSRDRTTLQPTPAAAVDMLPTVAYSDNPSTSFAAKFVHASLNKNRCSINRVLWTPSGRRLITGSQSGEFTLWNGQSFNFEMILQAHDQPIRSMVWSHNENYMVSGDDGGTLKYWQNNMNNVKANKTAHKESIRDLSFCKTDLKFCSCSDDTTVKVWDFTKCVDESSLTGHGWDVKSVDWHPTKSLLVSGGKDQLVKLWDTRSGRELCSLHGHKNIVLSVKWNQNGNWLLTASKDQIIKLYDIRTMKELQSFRGHTKDVTSLAWHPCHEEYFVSGSSDGSICHWIVGHENPQIEIPNAHDNSVWDLAWHPIGYLLCSGSNDHTTKFWCRNRPADNPRDVLMQNQGYNEQGFGRQPDNFQPSEASPIPGAFVPGLTRNEGTIPGIGIAMPFDASSQGDHKQPLPGSMALGAPPLPPGPHPSLLGSGQQQGYQQQQQHQGHPQQMLPMPNMPHHQLPPSSHMPLHPHHLPRPMQMPPHGHMPPPSMPMSHQMPGSMGMQGGMNPQMSQSHFMGAPSGVFQGQPNSGGPQMYPQGRGGFNRPQMIPGYNNPFQQVPFKH, from the exons ATGCCACAACCACCGATGATGCGGCAGTCGTCAGCTTCTTCCACTAACATCAATCCCGACTACCACCACCCATCTGGCCCCTTCGACC CCAATGTAGACAGTTTTGGGGCGAAACGAATGAGAAAGCATACACAGAGAAGAGCTGTTGATTACACCAGCACCGTTGTTAGATATATTCAG GCTCGAACATGGCAGCGAGACTCAAGGGATAGGACCACTCTGCAACCAACCCCAGCTGCAGCAGTTGAT ATGCTTCCCACAGTTGCCTATTCGGATAATCCTTCAACAAGCTTTGCTGCAAAGTTTGTTCACGCATCTCTAAACAAGAACCGTTGTTCAATCAACCGTGTATTG tGGACACCTTCAGGAAGACGTCTTATCACGGGCTCCCAAAGTGGGGAGTTTACTCTTTGGAATGGgcaatcttttaattttgaaatgattCTTCAG GCACATGATCAACCTATTAGGTCGATGGTATGGAGCCACAATGAAAATTATATGGTTTCTGGTGATGATGGAGGCACATTaaa GTATTGGCAGAACAATATGAACAATGTGAAAGCCAATAAAACTGCTCACAAGGAATCAATTCGCGATTTaag TTTTTGTAAAACAGATTTGAAGTTCTGTTCGTGTTCTGATGATACGACTGTTAAAGTCTGGGATTTTACCAAGTGCGTAGATGAAAGCTCATTAACCG GCCATGGTTGGGATGTCAAGAGCGTTGACTGGCACCCCACAAAGTCCCTACTAGTTTCTG GTGGAAAAGACCAACTTGTCAAACTCTGGGATACTAGATCTGGGAGAGAGCTTTGCTCACT CCATGGTCACAAAAACATAGTACTTAGCGTGAAGTGGAACCAAAATGGCAATTGGCTTTTAACGGCCTCGAAAGATCAGATAATTAAG CTGTATGATATAAGGACTATGAAGGAGCTTCAATCCTTTCGTGGGCACACGAAAGATGTAACAT CTTTGGCGTGGCATCCCTGCCATGAAGAATATTTTGTCAGTGGGAGCTCTGACGGCTCCATTTGTCATTGGATTGTGGG GCATGAAAACCCGCAGATTGAAATCCCAAATGCTCATGATAACAGTGTTTGGGATCTTGCATGGCATCCTATTGGATATCTTCTTTGCAG TGGTAGCAATGATCACACAACCAAGTTTTGGTGCAGAAACAGGCCTGCAGATAATCCCCGAGATGTTCTTATGCAGAACcaag GCTATAATGAACAAGGTTTTGGTCGCCAACCTGATAATTTCCAACCATCTGAGGCATCGCCAATCCCTGGAGCATTTGTGCCTGGGTTGACACGGAACGAGGGGACTATCCCAGGAATAGGAATAGCAATGCCATTTGATGCATCCTCTCAAGGGGATCATAAACAGCCTCTTCCAGGTTCCATGGCACTGGGGGCTCCTCCTTTGCCACCTGGTCCCCACCCATCGCTTCTTGGAAGTGGCCAGCAGCAAGGGtatcagcaacaacaacaacaccaaggTCATCCCCAGCAAATGCTTCCAATGCCCAATATGCCTCACCATCAGCTACCACCATCATCTCATATGCCATTGCACCCTCATCATCTTCCCCGGCCTATGCAAATGCCTCCTCACGGTCACATGCCACCTCCCTCAATGCCTATGTCTCATCAGATGCCTGGATCAATG GGAATGCAAGGTGGCATGAATCCTCAGATGTCGCAAAGTCATTTTATGGGTGCTCCTTCAGGAGTATTTCAAGGACAACCAAACAGTGGCGGACCCCAAATGTATCCCCAAGGACGTGGTGGTTTCAACCGTCCACAGATGATTCCAGGCTACAACAACCCTTTCCAACAGGTCCCATTTAAACACTAG
- the FY gene encoding Transducin/WD40 repeat-like superfamily protein (FY; CONTAINS InterPro DOMAIN/s: WD40 repeat 2 (InterPro:IPR019782), WD40 repeat, conserved site (InterPro:IPR019775), WD40 repeat (InterPro:IPR001680), G-protein beta WD-40 repeat, region (InterPro:IPR020472), WD40 repeat-like-containing domain (InterPro:IPR011046), WD40-repeat-containing domain (InterPro:IPR017986), WD40/YVTN repeat-like-containing domain (InterPro:IPR015943), WD40 repeat, subgroup (InterPro:IPR019781); BEST Arabidopsis thaliana protein match is: pleiotropic regulatory locus 1 (TAIR:AT4G15900.1); Has 97899 Blast hits to 44472 proteins in 1019 species: Archae - 62; Bacteria - 9446; Metazoa - 41432; Fungi - 21528; Plants - 12338; Viruses - 53; Other Eukaryotes - 13040 (source: NCBI BLink).), translated as MYAGGDMHRGSQMPQPPMMRQSSASSTNINPDYHHPSGPFDPNVDSFGAKRMRKHTQRRAVDYTSTVVRYIQARTWQRDSRDRTTLQPTPAAAVDMLPTVAYSDNPSTSFAAKFVHASLNKNRCSINRVLWTPSGRRLITGSQSGEFTLWNGQSFNFEMILQAHDQPIRSMVWSHNENYMVSGDDGGTLKYWQNNMNNVKANKTAHKESIRDLSFCKTDLKFCSCSDDTTVKVWDFTKCVDESSLTGHGWDVKSVDWHPTKSLLVSGGKDQLVKLWDTRSGRELCSLHGHKNIVLSVKWNQNGNWLLTASKDQIIKLYDIRTMKELQSFRGHTKDVTSLAWHPCHEEYFVSGSSDGSICHWIVGHENPQIEIPNAHDNSVWDLAWHPIGYLLCSGSNDHTTKFWCRNRPADNPRDVLMQNQGYNEQGFGRQPDNFQPSEASPIPGAFVPGLTRNEGTIPGIGIAMPFDASSQGDHKQPLPGSMALGAPPLPPGPHPSLLGSGQQQGYQQQQQHQGHPQQMLPMPNMPHHQLPPSSHMPLHPHHLPRPMQMPPHGHMPPPSMPMSHQMPGSMGMQGGMNPQMSQSHFMGAPSGVFQGQPNSGGPQMYPQGRGGFNRPQMIPGYNNPFQQQQQPPLPPGPPPNNNQQHQ; from the exons ATGTACGCCGGCGGCGATATGCACAGGGGTTCACAGATGCCACAACCACCGATGATGCGGCAGTCGTCAGCTTCTTCCACTAACATCAATCCCGACTACCACCACCCATCTGGCCCCTTCGACC CCAATGTAGACAGTTTTGGGGCGAAACGAATGAGAAAGCATACACAGAGAAGAGCTGTTGATTACACCAGCACCGTTGTTAGATATATTCAG GCTCGAACATGGCAGCGAGACTCAAGGGATAGGACCACTCTGCAACCAACCCCAGCTGCAGCAGTTGAT ATGCTTCCCACAGTTGCCTATTCGGATAATCCTTCAACAAGCTTTGCTGCAAAGTTTGTTCACGCATCTCTAAACAAGAACCGTTGTTCAATCAACCGTGTATTG tGGACACCTTCAGGAAGACGTCTTATCACGGGCTCCCAAAGTGGGGAGTTTACTCTTTGGAATGGgcaatcttttaattttgaaatgattCTTCAG GCACATGATCAACCTATTAGGTCGATGGTATGGAGCCACAATGAAAATTATATGGTTTCTGGTGATGATGGAGGCACATTaaa GTATTGGCAGAACAATATGAACAATGTGAAAGCCAATAAAACTGCTCACAAGGAATCAATTCGCGATTTaag TTTTTGTAAAACAGATTTGAAGTTCTGTTCGTGTTCTGATGATACGACTGTTAAAGTCTGGGATTTTACCAAGTGCGTAGATGAAAGCTCATTAACCG GCCATGGTTGGGATGTCAAGAGCGTTGACTGGCACCCCACAAAGTCCCTACTAGTTTCTG GTGGAAAAGACCAACTTGTCAAACTCTGGGATACTAGATCTGGGAGAGAGCTTTGCTCACT CCATGGTCACAAAAACATAGTACTTAGCGTGAAGTGGAACCAAAATGGCAATTGGCTTTTAACGGCCTCGAAAGATCAGATAATTAAG CTGTATGATATAAGGACTATGAAGGAGCTTCAATCCTTTCGTGGGCACACGAAAGATGTAACAT CTTTGGCGTGGCATCCCTGCCATGAAGAATATTTTGTCAGTGGGAGCTCTGACGGCTCCATTTGTCATTGGATTGTGGG GCATGAAAACCCGCAGATTGAAATCCCAAATGCTCATGATAACAGTGTTTGGGATCTTGCATGGCATCCTATTGGATATCTTCTTTGCAG TGGTAGCAATGATCACACAACCAAGTTTTGGTGCAGAAACAGGCCTGCAGATAATCCCCGAGATGTTCTTATGCAGAACcaag GCTATAATGAACAAGGTTTTGGTCGCCAACCTGATAATTTCCAACCATCTGAGGCATCGCCAATCCCTGGAGCATTTGTGCCTGGGTTGACACGGAACGAGGGGACTATCCCAGGAATAGGAATAGCAATGCCATTTGATGCATCCTCTCAAGGGGATCATAAACAGCCTCTTCCAGGTTCCATGGCACTGGGGGCTCCTCCTTTGCCACCTGGTCCCCACCCATCGCTTCTTGGAAGTGGCCAGCAGCAAGGGtatcagcaacaacaacaacaccaaggTCATCCCCAGCAAATGCTTCCAATGCCCAATATGCCTCACCATCAGCTACCACCATCATCTCATATGCCATTGCACCCTCATCATCTTCCCCGGCCTATGCAAATGCCTCCTCACGGTCACATGCCACCTCCCTCAATGCCTATGTCTCATCAGATGCCTGGATCAATG GGAATGCAAGGTGGCATGAATCCTCAGATGTCGCAAAGTCATTTTATGGGTGCTCCTTCAGGAGTATTTCAAGGACAACCAAACAGTGGCGGACCCCAAATGTATCCCCAAGGACGTGGTGGTTTCAACCGTCCACAGATGATTCCAGGCTACAACAACCCTTTCCAACAG cagcagcagccaCCTTTACCTCCTGGCCCTCCACCAAACAACAATCAGCAACATCAGTAG
- the AAC2 gene encoding ADP/ATP carrier 2 (ADP/ATP carrier 2 (AAC2); FUNCTIONS IN: protein binding, binding, copper ion binding, ATP:ADP antiporter activity; INVOLVED IN: transport, purine nucleotide transport; LOCATED IN: in 7 components; EXPRESSED IN: 27 plant structures; EXPRESSED DURING: 16 growth stages; CONTAINS InterPro DOMAIN/s: Mitochondrial carrier protein (InterPro:IPR002067), Mitochondrial substrate carrier (InterPro:IPR001993), Mitochondrial substrate/solute carrier (InterPro:IPR018108), Adenine nucleotide translocator 1 (InterPro:IPR002113); BEST Arabidopsis thaliana protein match is: ADP/ATP carrier 1 (TAIR:AT3G08580.2); Has 1807 Blast hits to 1807 proteins in 277 species: Archae - 0; Bacteria - 0; Metazoa - 736; Fungi - 347; Plants - 385; Viruses - 0; Other Eukaryotes - 339 (source: NCBI BLink).) → MVEQTQHPTILQKVSGQLLSSSVSQDIRGYASASKRPATYQKHAAYGNYSNAAFQYPLVAASQIATTTSPVFVQAPGEKGFTNFAIDFMMGGVSAAVSKTAAAPIERVKLLIQNQDEMLKAGRLTEPYKGIRDCFGRTIRDEGIGSLWRGNTANVIRYFPTQALNFAFKDYFKRLFNFKKDKDGYWKWFAGNLASGGAAGASSLLFVYSLDYARTRLANDSKSAKKGGGERQFNGLVDVYKKTLKSDGIAGLYRGFNISCAGIIVYRGLYFGLYDSVKPVLLTGDLQDSFFASFALGWLITNGAGLASYPIDTVRRRMMMTSGEAVKYKSSFDAFSQIVKKEGAKSLFKGAGANILRAVAGAGVLAGYDKLQLIVFGKKYGSGGA, encoded by the exons ATGGTTGAACAGACTCAGCACCCCACGATTCTTCAGAAGGTTTCTGGCCAACTCTTGAGCTCGAGTGTTTCTCAGGACATTCGTGGTTATGCTTCGGCTTCCAAAAGGCCTGCTACATACCAGAAACATGCAGCTTACGGAAACTACTCCAATGCTGCATTTCAATATCCTCTTGTGGCTGCATCTCAGATTGCAACTACTACTTCTCCTGTGTTTGTCCAAGCTCCAGGAGAGAAGGGATTTACTAACTTTGCTATTGATTTCATGATGGGTGGTGTTTCTGCTGCTGTGTCAAAGACTGCTGCTGCTCCCATTGAGCGTGTCAAGCTTTTGATTCAAAACCAGGATGAGATGCTTAAGGCTGGAAGGCTTACTGAGCCATACAAGGGTATTCGTGACTGTTTCGGCAGGACAATTAGGGATGAAGGTATTGGTTCGTTGTGGAGAGGAAACACCGCTAATGTTATCCGTTACTTCCCCACTCAG GCCTTGAACTTTGCATTCAAAGATTACTTCAAGAGGCTTTTCAACTTCAAGAAAGACAAGGATGGCTACTGGAAGTGGTTTGCTGGTAACTTGGCATCTGGAGGTGCTGCTGGTGCCTCTTCCCTTCTCTTTGTGTACTCTCTTGACTATGCACGTACCCGTCTTGCCAATGACTCCAAGTCTGCCAAGAAGGGAGGAGGTGAAAGGCAGTTCAATGGTCTTGTTGATGTCTACAAGAAGACCCTCAAGTCAGATGGTATTGCTGGACTTTACCGTGGTTTCAACATCTCGTGTGCTGGTATCATTGTCTACCGTGGTCTCTACTTTGGACTGTACGACTCTGTGAAGCCTGTCCTCCTCACTGGAGACCTGCAG GACAGTTTCTTCGCTAGTTTTGCTCTTGGATGGCTCATCACCAATGGTGCGGGTCTTGCGTCGTACCCGATTGACACGgttagaagaagaatgatgatGACATCAGGTGAAGCGGTGAAGTACAAGAGCTCATTTGATGCGTTCTCACAGATCGTGAAGAAGGAAGGAGCCAAGTCTCTGTTCAAGGGTGCGGGTGCCAACATCCTGCGTGCCGTTGCAGGTGCTGGTGTGCTTGCTGGCTACGACAAGCTGCAGTTAATCGTCTTCGGCAAGAAGTATGGATCTGGAGGTGCCTAA
- the FY gene encoding Transducin/WD40 repeat-like superfamily protein — protein MPQPPMMRQSSASSTNINPDYHHPSGPFDPNVDSFGAKRMRKHTQRRAVDYTSTVVRYIQARTWQRDSRDRTTLQPTPAAAVDMLPTVAYSDNPSTSFAAKFVHASLNKNRCSINRVLWTPSGRRLITGSQSGEFTLWNGQSFNFEMILQAHDQPIRSMVWSHNENYMVSGDDGGTLKYWQNNMNNVKANKTAHKESIRDLSFCKTDLKFCSCSDDTTVKVWDFTKCVDESSLTGHGWDVKSVDWHPTKSLLVSGGKDQLVKLWDTRSGRELCSLHGHKNIVLSVKWNQNGNWLLTASKDQIIKLYDIRTMKELQSFRGHTKDVTSLAWHPCHEEYFVSGSSDGSICHWIVGHENPQIEIPNAHDNSVWDLAWHPIGYLLCSGSNDHTTKFWCRNRPADNPRDVLMQNQGYNEQGFGRQPDNFQPSEASPIPGAFVPGLTRNEGTIPGIGIAMPFDASSQGDHKQPLPGSMALGAPPLPPGPHPSLLGSGQQQGYQQQQQHQGHPQQMLPMPNMPHHQLPPSSHMPLHPHHLPRPMQMPPHGHMPPPSMPMSHQMPGSMGMQGGMNPQMSQSHFMGAPSGVFQGQPNSGGPQMYPQGRGGFNRPQMIPGYNNPFQQQQQPPLPPGPPPNNNQQHQ, from the exons ATGCCACAACCACCGATGATGCGGCAGTCGTCAGCTTCTTCCACTAACATCAATCCCGACTACCACCACCCATCTGGCCCCTTCGACC CCAATGTAGACAGTTTTGGGGCGAAACGAATGAGAAAGCATACACAGAGAAGAGCTGTTGATTACACCAGCACCGTTGTTAGATATATTCAG GCTCGAACATGGCAGCGAGACTCAAGGGATAGGACCACTCTGCAACCAACCCCAGCTGCAGCAGTTGAT ATGCTTCCCACAGTTGCCTATTCGGATAATCCTTCAACAAGCTTTGCTGCAAAGTTTGTTCACGCATCTCTAAACAAGAACCGTTGTTCAATCAACCGTGTATTG tGGACACCTTCAGGAAGACGTCTTATCACGGGCTCCCAAAGTGGGGAGTTTACTCTTTGGAATGGgcaatcttttaattttgaaatgattCTTCAG GCACATGATCAACCTATTAGGTCGATGGTATGGAGCCACAATGAAAATTATATGGTTTCTGGTGATGATGGAGGCACATTaaa GTATTGGCAGAACAATATGAACAATGTGAAAGCCAATAAAACTGCTCACAAGGAATCAATTCGCGATTTaag TTTTTGTAAAACAGATTTGAAGTTCTGTTCGTGTTCTGATGATACGACTGTTAAAGTCTGGGATTTTACCAAGTGCGTAGATGAAAGCTCATTAACCG GCCATGGTTGGGATGTCAAGAGCGTTGACTGGCACCCCACAAAGTCCCTACTAGTTTCTG GTGGAAAAGACCAACTTGTCAAACTCTGGGATACTAGATCTGGGAGAGAGCTTTGCTCACT CCATGGTCACAAAAACATAGTACTTAGCGTGAAGTGGAACCAAAATGGCAATTGGCTTTTAACGGCCTCGAAAGATCAGATAATTAAG CTGTATGATATAAGGACTATGAAGGAGCTTCAATCCTTTCGTGGGCACACGAAAGATGTAACAT CTTTGGCGTGGCATCCCTGCCATGAAGAATATTTTGTCAGTGGGAGCTCTGACGGCTCCATTTGTCATTGGATTGTGGG GCATGAAAACCCGCAGATTGAAATCCCAAATGCTCATGATAACAGTGTTTGGGATCTTGCATGGCATCCTATTGGATATCTTCTTTGCAG TGGTAGCAATGATCACACAACCAAGTTTTGGTGCAGAAACAGGCCTGCAGATAATCCCCGAGATGTTCTTATGCAGAACcaag GCTATAATGAACAAGGTTTTGGTCGCCAACCTGATAATTTCCAACCATCTGAGGCATCGCCAATCCCTGGAGCATTTGTGCCTGGGTTGACACGGAACGAGGGGACTATCCCAGGAATAGGAATAGCAATGCCATTTGATGCATCCTCTCAAGGGGATCATAAACAGCCTCTTCCAGGTTCCATGGCACTGGGGGCTCCTCCTTTGCCACCTGGTCCCCACCCATCGCTTCTTGGAAGTGGCCAGCAGCAAGGGtatcagcaacaacaacaacaccaaggTCATCCCCAGCAAATGCTTCCAATGCCCAATATGCCTCACCATCAGCTACCACCATCATCTCATATGCCATTGCACCCTCATCATCTTCCCCGGCCTATGCAAATGCCTCCTCACGGTCACATGCCACCTCCCTCAATGCCTATGTCTCATCAGATGCCTGGATCAATG GGAATGCAAGGTGGCATGAATCCTCAGATGTCGCAAAGTCATTTTATGGGTGCTCCTTCAGGAGTATTTCAAGGACAACCAAACAGTGGCGGACCCCAAATGTATCCCCAAGGACGTGGTGGTTTCAACCGTCCACAGATGATTCCAGGCTACAACAACCCTTTCCAACAG cagcagcagccaCCTTTACCTCCTGGCCCTCCACCAAACAACAATCAGCAACATCAGTAG
- the FY gene encoding Transducin/WD40 repeat-like superfamily protein (FY; FUNCTIONS IN: protein binding; INVOLVED IN: mRNA processing, regulation of flower development, embryo development ending in seed dormancy; LOCATED IN: CUL4 RING ubiquitin ligase complex; EXPRESSED IN: 25 plant structures; EXPRESSED DURING: 13 growth stages; CONTAINS InterPro DOMAIN/s: WD40 repeat 2 (InterPro:IPR019782), WD40 repeat-like-containing domain (InterPro:IPR011046), WD40 repeat, conserved site (InterPro:IPR019775), WD40-repeat-containing domain (InterPro:IPR017986), WD40 repeat (InterPro:IPR001680), WD40/YVTN repeat-like-containing domain (InterPro:IPR015943), WD40 repeat, subgroup (InterPro:IPR019781), G-protein beta WD-40 repeat, region (InterPro:IPR020472); BEST Arabidopsis thaliana protein match is: pleiotropic regulatory locus 1 (TAIR:AT4G15900.1).) yields the protein MPQPPMMRQSSASSTNINPDYHHPSGPFDPNVDSFGAKRMRKHTQRRAVDYTSTVVRYIQFNELILYMELKVESVYSIYVFVQARTWQRDSRDRTTLQPTPAAAVDMLPTVAYSDNPSTSFAAKFVHASLNKNRCSINRVLWTPSGRRLITGSQSGEFTLWNGQSFNFEMILQAHDQPIRSMVWSHNENYMVSGDDGGTLKYWQNNMNNVKANKTAHKESIRDLSFCKTDLKFCSCSDDTTVKVWDFTKCVDESSLTGHGWDVKSVDWHPTKSLLVSGGKDQLVKLWDTRSGRELCSLHGHKNIVLSVKWNQNGNWLLTASKDQIIKLYDIRTMKELQSFRGHTKDVTSLAWHPCHEEYFVSGSSDGSICHWIVGHENPQIEIPNAHDNSVWDLAWHPIGYLLCSGSNDHTTKFWCRNRPADNPRDVLMQNQGYNEQGFGRQPDNFQPSEASPIPGAFVPGLTRNEGTIPGIGIAMPFDASSQGDHKQPLPGSMALGAPPLPPGPHPSLLGSGQQQGYQQQQQHQGHPQQMLPMPNMPHHQLPPSSHMPLHPHHLPRPMQMPPHGHMPPPSMPMSHQMPGSMGMQGGMNPQMSQSHFMGAPSGVFQGQPNSGGPQMYPQGRGGFNRPQMIPGYNNPFQQQQPPLPPGPPPNNNQQHQ from the exons ATGCCACAACCACCGATGATGCGGCAGTCGTCAGCTTCTTCCACTAACATCAATCCCGACTACCACCACCCATCTGGCCCCTTCGACC CCAATGTAGACAGTTTTGGGGCGAAACGAATGAGAAAGCATACACAGAGAAGAGCTGTTGATTACACCAGCACCGTTGTTAGATATATTCAG TTCAACGAACTCATACTTTATATGGAACTAAAAGTAGAGAGTGTTTACtccatatatgtttttgttcagGCTCGAACATGGCAGCGAGACTCAAGGGATAGGACCACTCTGCAACCAACCCCAGCTGCAGCAGTTGAT ATGCTTCCCACAGTTGCCTATTCGGATAATCCTTCAACAAGCTTTGCTGCAAAGTTTGTTCACGCATCTCTAAACAAGAACCGTTGTTCAATCAACCGTGTATTG tGGACACCTTCAGGAAGACGTCTTATCACGGGCTCCCAAAGTGGGGAGTTTACTCTTTGGAATGGgcaatcttttaattttgaaatgattCTTCAG GCACATGATCAACCTATTAGGTCGATGGTATGGAGCCACAATGAAAATTATATGGTTTCTGGTGATGATGGAGGCACATTaaa GTATTGGCAGAACAATATGAACAATGTGAAAGCCAATAAAACTGCTCACAAGGAATCAATTCGCGATTTaag TTTTTGTAAAACAGATTTGAAGTTCTGTTCGTGTTCTGATGATACGACTGTTAAAGTCTGGGATTTTACCAAGTGCGTAGATGAAAGCTCATTAACCG GCCATGGTTGGGATGTCAAGAGCGTTGACTGGCACCCCACAAAGTCCCTACTAGTTTCTG GTGGAAAAGACCAACTTGTCAAACTCTGGGATACTAGATCTGGGAGAGAGCTTTGCTCACT CCATGGTCACAAAAACATAGTACTTAGCGTGAAGTGGAACCAAAATGGCAATTGGCTTTTAACGGCCTCGAAAGATCAGATAATTAAG CTGTATGATATAAGGACTATGAAGGAGCTTCAATCCTTTCGTGGGCACACGAAAGATGTAACAT CTTTGGCGTGGCATCCCTGCCATGAAGAATATTTTGTCAGTGGGAGCTCTGACGGCTCCATTTGTCATTGGATTGTGGG GCATGAAAACCCGCAGATTGAAATCCCAAATGCTCATGATAACAGTGTTTGGGATCTTGCATGGCATCCTATTGGATATCTTCTTTGCAG TGGTAGCAATGATCACACAACCAAGTTTTGGTGCAGAAACAGGCCTGCAGATAATCCCCGAGATGTTCTTATGCAGAACcaag GCTATAATGAACAAGGTTTTGGTCGCCAACCTGATAATTTCCAACCATCTGAGGCATCGCCAATCCCTGGAGCATTTGTGCCTGGGTTGACACGGAACGAGGGGACTATCCCAGGAATAGGAATAGCAATGCCATTTGATGCATCCTCTCAAGGGGATCATAAACAGCCTCTTCCAGGTTCCATGGCACTGGGGGCTCCTCCTTTGCCACCTGGTCCCCACCCATCGCTTCTTGGAAGTGGCCAGCAGCAAGGGtatcagcaacaacaacaacaccaaggTCATCCCCAGCAAATGCTTCCAATGCCCAATATGCCTCACCATCAGCTACCACCATCATCTCATATGCCATTGCACCCTCATCATCTTCCCCGGCCTATGCAAATGCCTCCTCACGGTCACATGCCACCTCCCTCAATGCCTATGTCTCATCAGATGCCTGGATCAATG GGAATGCAAGGTGGCATGAATCCTCAGATGTCGCAAAGTCATTTTATGGGTGCTCCTTCAGGAGTATTTCAAGGACAACCAAACAGTGGCGGACCCCAAATGTATCCCCAAGGACGTGGTGGTTTCAACCGTCCACAGATGATTCCAGGCTACAACAACCCTTTCCAACAG cagcagccaCCTTTACCTCCTGGCCCTCCACCAAACAACAATCAGCAACATCAGTAG